In the Paenibacillus sp. FSL R7-0337 genome, CGCCCTCCCGATTCATACCTATATTTCCCGCAAATCGGAATTCGGGCTGACCTATGAATTCCGTCTTCATAACGTAGTCGATATGGTTGGATTTTTAACTTCAATCATAGGCCCATCGAAAACTGGAAAAACAGTACTGTGTGACAAGGTAATCGGCTTGGATGGATACGTCGATTTTATAGGAAGCGACTTTAAAGATACTGTAGATTTCTGGGAGACGATTGCAAATAAAATTGGTATTTCCCTCGAACGGGACCATACAGAGATACGCACGCTTGAAGGTCAGGGGCTCGCCGGAACAACGGAAGGAATCACCACCTCCATCACAGAGTCTTTCCGTTCCGGCAAAGATAAAGTCATTCAATATTTTATAGCAAACAACTTAGTTCTATTACTAGATGATTTCCATTACGCTTCACCCAGCAAACAGTTTGAGATTGCCTATCAGCTCAAAGATGCGATCCGCAAAGGGCTTCGAGCCATCATCATATCCTTACCTCACCGATCGGATGATGCAATTCGAAAGAATGCCGATTTAAGCGGAAGATTGAATCTGATTAATATCGAGCCTTGGAATACAGATGAACTGCGTGAAATCGCTGTTGCTGGATTCAACAAACTAAATATGCAGATTGATCTTCGGATCGCTGATAACATTGCACAGGAGAGTCTATCTTCCCCTCAACTCATGCAATCTATCTGTTATAACCTTAGTATGATACTCGATATTGACAATACAGATCATCCGGCGATGCCTGACCAGGAGATCCTAGACAAGGCCTACAGAATGACCTCATTGAACCTTCTTGCTTACCAAGAGGTTGCCCGGAAGTTGAAAACAGGTCCTAACCCCCGGGGGCAGAAAAGAAAAACCTATCTGACTATAAAAGGTGAAGAAACTGATATCTATGAGTTACTTCTAAAGGCGATTGCTGATGATCCGCCCATTGTGAGCCTTTCTATCGACAGTATCAAGCGAAGAATCGATGTGTTGCTTGGTAATAATGCGGATAGGCCAGACCGGGTGAAAATTAAGGCTGCTATTGATCAGATGCAGGCTATCATGCAGAGCAGCGAACTGATGTATCAGGTTTTTGAATATAAGGACGATGAAGTTTACATTCTAGAACCGTTATTCCTGTTCTTTTTACGCTGGGGTAATCTCAACTAATCGAAGGGGGATTATTTTGACTACGATTAATGAGGATAGACTACAAGTTATAACTGCTCTTCAAGCACAAATTCAATCTTTCCCACAGGGACAATCGGCTGACTTCAGCAGATGGGTGGATACTACCAGCCGCATATTAGAGCGCCTCTTCTCCGATCAGTCCATAGCACAGAAATTCGTCTTGCTCACCAGGGCAGGTATGCTCCAGGCACAACTATACCTGGAGAATTTAATTACAGATGTTAACACTGGTCTATTCGATGATGCCAAAGCACTTAATGAAGTAGATGAAGCGCATTTTCATCTTATCATCAGCAGAGTCCTTCATAATTTCGATAAGCATATTTACGAAATGTATCAGAAGCCAGTCCATGGAAATGGAACACTGAAGCTAGAGAGCCTTGGTGACATTTCACTGGGCAACGAATATGATGTGCAGCGTTTGCTCTATTCACTACTTCGTCCCATTTTTCCTGAAGCAAGAGTTGAAGTACCCACTGACGGAGGATACAAGGGGTACCGCTTCGATATATTTATTGATTCCTATGAAACCGTAATTGAAGTTAAATGTACTCGTCCCAATATGTCTGAGCGGAAACTCACCGAGGAGATCGGGTCAGATGCATATCATTATCCGAAAAAACACATCTATTTCTTCATCTACGATAAAGCTAAAATCATTACAAATGTTGACGCATTCTGTAAGAACTACAACAGAACCCACGATTCCAAGCAGATACACACCATAGTCATCCAACCGATTAAAATAATTTAGAAAGCAGGCCGCCTTCCATCCCCGGAAAGCGGCCTGTTCTTCATCGCCTAAAAAATCACTCCTCCTCCCACTTCTTCGCCGCAGGCCGTTCATACACCACAGCATAACTCTCGCTGCCCAGCAGCATCCGCTTACCCTGGAACTCGTCATAGATGTTCACCCGCACCGTCGCACCAGTGAGAGTCTTGTACGCCCGGTTGTTCAACGAGAAGGACACGCTGTCCGAAGCTCCTGCACTTGTCAATTCCTCTCCCAAAGGCAGCAGCTTCTCCGAAGGCTGGCCGAACGGATCGATCAGCTCGGCCACCAGCTTATGCTCATTCGCCCCGGCTACGTACAGCCGGCTGCAGGTTAACCGGTAGCTAAGCTTCGCCTCGATAGACTCCCGGTCCTCCGACAGGGTTGCGGTGGACTGGGTCACCGACATGACATAAGGGAACAGCTCCAGCTTCTGAAGAGACGGCTGCGGGGCGGGATTCACAGCGTTAAGAGCCAGGCCTGCGGTATCAATATAAGCAGCCGGCGCTGCCCCGGGTGCCGTCAGCTTGCCTTCGGCGATCCCTTGCCCGAGATAGAGGGTCAGCTCTGAAGCATTGATCTCCGGCGGAAGCTTACTCCAGACGGTGACGAGACTTTTCTCTTGAGGATTCAGGGCTGTCTCCGGCTGGCTGATCACCGCTTCGAAATACTGCTGATCCGGGGTTCTGTAATAGCCTACTAGCTGCGCGGGCTGGGTTCTGCGCAATTCCTCGTTCGTCATCGTCAGCTCCGTATAGATCAGCTTGGAATCTGTTCCCGGATAGATCCGGGTCTGTCTCTCCTGCACCTCTGCCTTCTTACCGGTCAGCCCCATCTGGATGGGTTCCCCGGCGGCCACCGTTCTCAGGGTGTTATCCACTTGGCTGGTGAACAGCGTCAGGAAATTCGCTTTGGTCTCTCCCGAAGGATACTGAAGAATAATCTTCAGCTTCGTGAGACTATAGGCATAGGGAAGGTTCCCTGCGATATACAGCACGGCCGTCTCCCGGGGAGCCAGATGAGTTGCAGAGCCGTCGATCACAAGCTGCGCGCTGCCGCTGATATCCTTATCCCCCGCCTTCAGCAGTGCCGTAAGCGCCGGGAGCTGTACCGTGGTTGCACCTGTATTGCGCAGGCTCACCTTAGTTACCACCTGATCCTGGTCCGACCACGGCAAACGTTCCACCGCTTCGAGCTTGACTACGAAAGTCCCCAGAGGGTTCTGCACAGGATATTCCGTAGCCAGCAGATGATCCGGCTGCAAGGAATACGGAATCTGGAAAATCGCTGCCGGGAAGGCAATCCGGTCCGCTTCAGCCGGTTCGGTCATCTGCAGCCGGAGCATACCCTGCTTGAGCTTCAGGGGCAGCTCGGCGCTGAGTTCTACGGTCTGCTCCTCCAGCGGCTTCAAGGTAAGGCCCGCCAGGGCTGTATTGCTGACCGGGTAGCTGTAACCCTCGGCTGTTATTAGACTGAACGGGTATGCCGGCAGCGTCATTGCCTGATTGCCGGTGTTCCGCACACGGAATTCCAGGCTCCACTTCGCCAAATTGTCCTCCGAATACACCGCCGCACTGGCTAACTGGGTCTCAATCGCGCTGTTATTAACCTTGAGCCGTTTCACGGCGTTCACAGGTACATTAAAGTTAGGCGATTCCGCCGCAGGCAGCTTATATTCGGCAACCGGCAGCTTTATTGGCAGCGCACTGTCTTCCTGGACGAATTGCAGGGACATATTGTCCAGCTTCGTATAAGAAGGGAGGTCCGCCAGGTAGTAGAGAATTCTTTTCTCCTTAGGCTGAATCAGGGTGTCGGCCTTGTCCGCCTTCAGCTCGAACATCGAGCCTCCCGGCGATACAAGGTATCCCTTCAGGCCCGTATCCTTAAGCACCTTGGCTCCCGAGTTGGTGAAGCTGACTCCAACCCTGGCATATACCTTCCCGTCCATCTTATAGATATGCAGACTTTCCGCCTTGCCGGTCACCGGCAGCTCTCCCAGGGTCAGCTTCTTGCTCTGGCCCCTGGGGGTCACTGTGGAGTAGGAGCCGGGAATCGTGAACGTTCCCAGCTTCTTCTGGTAATTCGCCTGGCTGAAATCCCAGCCGAACAGGGCGATGCGGACTCCGTTTATTTTGGCAGCCTTTCCCGCATTGACGTAGTACGTCACCGATTGACTGCTGTTAGCCGGAATAGACTTGATGGCAGCACTGCCTGTTACCGGCTTGCCTTGAATCACAGCACCGCTTGAAGTGGTGACCTTGGAGAAATAATCGATCAGGCTTACATTGCTGCCCGTTCCGTTGTAGTAATTCAAGGTGTACGTGAGTATATTCCCGCTCTCCTGAGGCTGAAGCGCTGCGTTCAGGAGCTTCACACTCACACCGCTTTTCAAGGAGACCGCCCCCAGTCCCTCCAGAGTAGGTAAGGCTGCGGCCGCCGCTGTTCCCGCTGAAGATCCGGCCGCCGCCGCATAGGCTCCGAAGGCGATGGACTGGCTGAGAACCGCCAGGCTTAGCATGGCAGCAGCATATTTTCTCTTGGAATGATACATAATTCTGATTCTCTCCTCCCTTATCTTCGCTTAAGCTTGCGGCAGCCGCATCTCGAATCTTGTCCATATCTCGTTACTCTCCACAGACAGGGTTCCCCCATGCTGCTCTACGATGTTCCGCGCAATGAACAGCCCCAGACCCGTGCCGCCATCCTGATGCGTCCGCGCCCGGTCCCCGGAATAATACATCTCGAAGATATGCGCCTGCTCCTCCGGCGGAATGGGATTCCCGTAATTGATCACCTCAACTGCTACTGCATCTGAATCAGGGCGGCTGTTAATATCCACATATACGCCTTCCTGCCCGTAACGGGCGGCATTGGTCAGCAGATTCCCTAAGACCCGTACCAGCAGATCCCCATCCCCATAGACGCTTAAGCCAGGGGTAATCTTCAGCCGGGAGGTCAGTCCGTTCCGCTCAAATACCGGGTATAGCTCCTCGTTCAATTGCCGGAGCAGCTCGCCGATATCCAATTGCGTTTTTACCATTGGCAGCGTGCCATAGTTCATCTTGGTGATCTCGAACAGTCCGTCAATCAGCTTCTCCAGCCGCTGGGATTTGGTGAAGGCAATGGTGGCGTAGTGTATGATTGTCTCCACCGGCAGCTTCTCCTCTTTAAGGATCAGATCCAGATAGCCAAGCACAGAGGTGAGCGGCGTACGCAGATCATGGGCCAGATTGACGACCAGCTGATCCTTGCTGCTCTCGGCGAAATCGCCCCGCTGCACCGCTGCCAGCAGCTTAGCCCCTGCCGCATTCAGATCCTCGGCAATCGCACTGAACTCATCCCTTGAAGCAATCTTCACCTGATTCTGAAATTCCC is a window encoding:
- a CDS encoding HAMP domain-containing sensor histidine kinase produces the protein MNKRARGFRARLVQLLGVSMLLSAGLTYGIFKLLQLYYSGVRMEDPEAEVRRFIYRLGDFNVSLMLFIPLMLIFFFKFTKPYIRYLNEISSGIHHLANGEFQNQVKIASRDEFSAIAEDLNAAGAKLLAAVQRGDFAESSKDQLVVNLAHDLRTPLTSVLGYLDLILKEEKLPVETIIHYATIAFTKSQRLEKLIDGLFEITKMNYGTLPMVKTQLDIGELLRQLNEELYPVFERNGLTSRLKITPGLSVYGDGDLLVRVLGNLLTNAARYGQEGVYVDINSRPDSDAVAVEVINYGNPIPPEEQAHIFEMYYSGDRARTHQDGGTGLGLFIARNIVEQHGGTLSVESNEIWTRFEMRLPQA